One part of the Girardinichthys multiradiatus isolate DD_20200921_A chromosome 10, DD_fGirMul_XY1, whole genome shotgun sequence genome encodes these proteins:
- the stub1 gene encoding E3 ubiquitin-protein ligase CHIP: protein MAGSPEKSSTAQELKEQGNRLFLCRKYQEAASCYSKAINRNPSVAVYYTNRALCHVKLQQYDKALADCKHALELDSQSVKAHFFLGQCHLELENYDEAIGNLQKAYNLAKEQRLNFGDDIPSALRIAKKKRWNSIEEKRINQENELHAYLTKLILAEKERELEEYKEKQDDNQNGGDAGKIASKHDKYLMEMEELFSQVDEKRKKREIPDYLCGKISFELMREPCITPSGITYDRKDIEEHLQRVGHFDPVTRSPLTQDQLIPNLAMKEVIDAFIQENGWVEDY, encoded by the exons ATGGCCGGCAGCCCCGAGAAGAGCTCCACCGCACAGGAGCTGAAGGAGCAGGGGAACCGGCTGTTCCTCTGCCGCAAGTACCAGGAGGCTGCTTCATGCTACAGCAAAGCTATC AACCGCAATCCATCCGTGGCAGTGTACTACACCAACAGGGCCCTCTGCCATGTAAAGCTGCAGCAGTATGACAAGGCTCTGGCAGATTGTAAGCACGCGTTGGAGCTGGACAGTCAGTCAGTTAAGGCTCACTTTTTCCTGGGCCAGTGTCACCTGGAGCTGGAGAACTACGACGAGGCTATTGGCAACCTACAGAAAG CTTATAACCTGGCAAAAGAGCAAAGGCTGAATTTTGGAGATGACATCCCGAGCGCGTTGCGCATTGCCAAGAAAAAACGCTGGAACAGCATTGAGGAGAAGCGCATCAACCAGGAGAATGAGCTTCATGCCTATCTGACTAAACTCATCCTGGCTGAGAAGGAACG agAGCTTGAAGAATACAAAGAGAAACAAGATGACAATCAAAATGGAGGCGACGCTGGAAAGATTGCATCTAAACAT GACAAATATTTAATGGAGATGGAAGAGCTCTTCTCTCAAGTTGatgagaaaagaaaa AAGCGAGAGATCCCAGATTATCTTTGTGGGAAAATCAGTTTTGAATTGATGCGGGAGCCCTGCATCACACCTAGCGGCATCACCTATGACCGCAAGGATATCGAGGAGCATTTGCAG CGGGTAGGTCACTTTGACCCAGTCACACGGAGTCCCCTGACCCAGGATCAGCTGATCCCCAACCTAGCGATGAAAGAAGTGATCGACGCCTTCATCCAGGAGAACGGTTGGGTGGAGGACTACTGA